CATCCTCGGCATCGCCGCCGGCGCCCTGGTGCTGGGTGTCTGCGGCTCCGTGCCGTCCGTGGAGAACCCCTGGGACCCGAACACGTGGGGCGTGTCCGCGGTGCCCAAGGTGGTGCTCGTGGCGGTCGCCTACCTCGCCGTCACCCGCGCCCTGCTGTGGTACCTGCAGACACCGCGCGCCGGCCTGCCCACCGTGGCGCGCAGCGCTCTGGTCAGACAGGGGCTGGTCGCCGTCGCGCTGCTCGGAATCGCGCCACTGATCTGCGTGGTCGCCGTCGCCAAGCCGCTGCTGCTGCCGCTGTTCTCGATCCCGCTGATCGCCCTCGACTCCACGCTGTGGATCGCCCGCGCCCGGGCCGAGGAGCAGCTGCGCGACCCGCTCACCGGGCTGCCCAACCGGCAGTGGCTGCTGGAGCGGACGTGGGCCGCGCTGGACGACGCCGAGCGCATCGGCGCCCGCTCCGCCCTGCTCTTGATCGACCTCGACCGGTTCCGGTCGGTCAACGACACGCTCGGACACCTGGCCGGCGACCGGCTGCTGCTGCAGACCGCCGACCGGCTGCGGCAGGCGCTGCCGCGCGGGGCGGAGGCCGCGCGGCTCGGTGGCGACGAGTTCGCCGTCTTACTGCCCGTCGCCGACTCCACCACGTCGGCGACCCGCATCACCCGGGGCCTCGTGGCCGCGCTCAGCTCCCCGATGGACCTGGACGGGCTCACCCTCGTCCTGGAGGCCAGCGCCGGGGTAGCCGTCTTCCCCGAGCACGCGCTGGACGCGGAGGGGCTGCTGCGCCGCGCGGACGTGGCGATGTACCAGGCGAAGCGGGACCGCACGGGCGTCGAGGTCTACGAGTCCAAGCGGGACTCCAACACCCCGGACCGGCTCGGACTCCTGGGCGACCTGCGCCGGGCGCTGGACGCGCACGAGGTCGAGCTGCACTACCAGCCCAAGGTCCGCTTCGACGGACAGGTCGCGGGGCTGGAGGCGCTGGTCCGCTGGGTGCACCCCGAGCGCGGCAAGGTGCCGCCGGACGAGTTCATAGCCATCGCCGAGTCCTCCGGGCTCATGCCGCACCTCACCGAGTACGTGCTGGAGACGGCGCTGGCCCAGGTCGCCCGCTGGCGCTCCCAGGGCCTGTTCGTGCCGGTCGCGGTGAACGTCTCCCCGCGCGACGTGCACACCCCCGGCTTCGCGGGCGCGGTGGCCGCCCGGCTGGCCCGGCACGGCGTCCCGGCGGGAGCGCTCCAGCTCGAGATCACGGAGCACGTCCTCCTGGAGGACCCGCAGCGCGCCGCCGACACCCTCAACGCGCTGACCGGGCACGGCGTCAAGATGTCCCTGGACGACTTCGGCACCGGCTACTCCTCCCTGGTCCACCTGCGCAGGCTCCCCGTCAGCGAGCTCAAGATCGACCGCTCGTTCGTGGCCAGGCTGGCCATCGACACCGAAGACGCCGAGATCGTGCGCTGCACCGTCGACCTCGCCCACTCCCTCGGCCTGCTCGTCGTCGCCGAGGGCGTGGAGGACGACGAGACCTGGGAACGCCTGCGCGACCTGGGCTGCGACGCCGTACAGGGCTGGCTGGTCGCGGCCGCGATGCCGCCGGAGGAGACGACGGCGTGGCTGCGCGCACGGGGCTCACGCGGCTGGGTGCGGCCGGCCGCCGCGCTGCCCGTGGCGGCGACCGACGAGTGACCGCCCGCCCGCCGGGAGCGCC
This region of Streptomyces ambofaciens ATCC 23877 genomic DNA includes:
- a CDS encoding putative bifunctional diguanylate cyclase/phosphodiesterase, coding for MEPTESAAAGSRLRVRHMVGAWYVSRWLGQRGGDAPHPAADARGSAPSAARHPSALSDADGERHLSWPALPSAVVAAAAFVLGAGFYRAFTDGHALFPSGIAGWSLAVLTGIVVGHLVMLGRSRWWGGTGSGAALTLAVLLLYGWVPAGMVSLTVVVLVGVARRGRWRHGVLHGAVDILGIAAGALVLGVCGSVPSVENPWDPNTWGVSAVPKVVLVAVAYLAVTRALLWYLQTPRAGLPTVARSALVRQGLVAVALLGIAPLICVVAVAKPLLLPLFSIPLIALDSTLWIARARAEEQLRDPLTGLPNRQWLLERTWAALDDAERIGARSALLLIDLDRFRSVNDTLGHLAGDRLLLQTADRLRQALPRGAEAARLGGDEFAVLLPVADSTTSATRITRGLVAALSSPMDLDGLTLVLEASAGVAVFPEHALDAEGLLRRADVAMYQAKRDRTGVEVYESKRDSNTPDRLGLLGDLRRALDAHEVELHYQPKVRFDGQVAGLEALVRWVHPERGKVPPDEFIAIAESSGLMPHLTEYVLETALAQVARWRSQGLFVPVAVNVSPRDVHTPGFAGAVAARLARHGVPAGALQLEITEHVLLEDPQRAADTLNALTGHGVKMSLDDFGTGYSSLVHLRRLPVSELKIDRSFVARLAIDTEDAEIVRCTVDLAHSLGLLVVAEGVEDDETWERLRDLGCDAVQGWLVAAAMPPEETTAWLRARGSRGWVRPAAALPVAATDE